One Punica granatum isolate Tunisia-2019 chromosome 3, ASM765513v2, whole genome shotgun sequence genomic window carries:
- the LOC116200456 gene encoding extensin-like has translation MAEDQQPAIHEHDTPPTPTHSQTPLTQVISPPMPADVSTAHSGIPIGHPPPTAQTVSNLVESARFTALEGMVNHLAANMATNMTELMAMLRNQNQASSSFTQPLEHRPIVDPNPMVTPTFVSEAEDTSFSTMAFAPTVHPINDPLPPPPAPTAVPLPPVAFLSTDSTMHTLPPLTVSMHPPIYIVPPPTVPPVTIAQAPVSLHLHSTNLSRSIILLRRSRQQRPRNHTTPTRPRQLSPLNPGRRCREPLRRHNRTPPHRVHRSAPHNIDRADSTHLYPLLSLTYIGNSWRGIRFSQYPRARTSTPPSRINPSAANIIRVRRGTLSTIVGG, from the coding sequence ATGGCAGAAGACCAACAACCCGCCATTCACGAACATGATACTCCACCAACGCCGACacattctcaaacaccactGACGCAAGTTATATCACCTCCAATGCCCGCGGACGTATCTACAGCACATTCAGGCATCCCTATCGGACATCCTCCACCAACAGCACAGACGGTGTCCAACCTTGTGGAGTCCGCACGTTTTACCGCGTTAGAAGGAATGGTGAACCACTTGGCGgccaacatggccaccaacatgacggagctcatggccatgctcAGGAATCAGAATCAGGCTTCATCGAGCTTTACTCAGCCTCTGGAGCACAGACCAATTgtcgatccaaatccaatgGTCACTCCAACCTTTGTTTCGGAGGCTGAAGACACATCTTTCTCAACAATGGCGTTTGCACCAACGGTCCATCCAATCAATGATCCTTtaccgccaccacctgctccaacAGCAGTTCCGTTGCCACCAGTAGCTTTCTTATCCACGGACTCGACTATGCATACGCTGCCACCGCTAACCGTGTCAATGCATCCTCCAATCTATATTGTGCCACCACCGACAGTTCCTCCGGTCACGATCGCACAGGCTCCTGTTTCCCTCCACCTCCACAGCACCAACCTCAGCCGATCTATTATTCTGCTCCGCCGGTCCCGCCAACAGCGACCTCGCAATCATACGACCCCTACGCGCCCGCGTCAGCTCAGTCCCCTCAACCCAGGCCGCCGGTGTCGAGAGCCCCTCCGCCGGCACAACAGAACCCCACCTCACAGGGTCCACAGGTCGGCACCTCACAACATCGACCGCGCAGACAGTACACACCTCTACccgctcctctctctcacatatatcgGCAACTCTTGGCGGGGGATCAGATTCAGCCAATATCCTCGGGCCCGAACTTCGACCCCTCCATCCAGGATCAATCCAAGCGCTGCGAATATCATCAGGGTGCGCCGGGGCACACtctcgacaattgttggaggcTGA